A region of Acidithiobacillus ferridurans DNA encodes the following proteins:
- a CDS encoding DUF2818 family protein: protein MTVQDWVLMYIALAFVAANLPWLSNRLFFFRKVAGDKGLRQYLFEWLVMYLVVGVIGMGIEDGLNGHLHAQGWEFYVVTLCMFAVFAIPGFIWRFNLLPILRRS from the coding sequence ATGACCGTGCAGGACTGGGTGTTGATGTACATTGCATTGGCTTTTGTGGCCGCCAATCTGCCGTGGTTGAGCAATCGCCTGTTCTTCTTTCGCAAGGTGGCTGGCGATAAGGGATTACGGCAGTATCTGTTCGAATGGCTGGTAATGTATCTTGTTGTCGGGGTTATTGGCATGGGGATAGAGGACGGTCTGAATGGTCATCTCCATGCGCAGGGTTGGGAGTTTTATGTAGTTACTTTATGCATGTTTGCTGTTTTTGCCATTCCGGGGTTTATCTGGCGCTTCAATCTTCTGCCAATATTGCGCAGATCCTGA
- a CDS encoding NAD(P)/FAD-dependent oxidoreductase, whose translation MRILVVGGGMGGTIFANHLARRIHHEMKTGKARITMLSASHEHVYQPGWLYVAMGRTTPDELVREQQSLLEPGIEFHVDPVEEFHLADNHVKCKSGKVHEYDVIVISTGSRPMPENIPGLKENSINCYTAENAVEFFRQLSDFKGGRIVVTVGLPHKCPMIPLEITFAMHDFIQDRGLLDKTEFYYTYPIGRVHSLENVAKWAAPEFDRMGIQYETLFNMKEVDGKNAQVLSEEGGAVKYDLLVAVPPHKGQEVIEQNGLGQNGWIPTNRTSLHMEGEYGKNVIVLGDTTNLPISKAGSTTHFEAEVAAENVAAVIKIGRSVRSYDGKVFCFIEAGKDRATYAMFDYQHPPQPKAPTGAVHAFKMAYNQLYWASARGLL comes from the coding sequence ATGAGAATTCTCGTCGTCGGTGGGGGTATGGGGGGCACCATTTTCGCCAATCATCTGGCCCGCCGTATCCACCATGAAATGAAAACCGGCAAGGCCCGCATTACCATGCTCTCGGCCAGCCACGAACACGTCTATCAGCCCGGTTGGCTTTATGTGGCCATGGGTCGGACGACCCCGGATGAACTGGTCCGCGAACAGCAGAGCCTGCTGGAACCCGGTATCGAGTTTCATGTCGATCCCGTGGAGGAATTTCATCTCGCCGACAATCACGTCAAATGCAAGAGCGGCAAGGTTCATGAGTATGATGTTATCGTCATTTCCACCGGCTCCCGTCCCATGCCAGAAAACATCCCCGGCCTCAAGGAGAACTCCATCAACTGTTACACCGCGGAGAATGCGGTGGAGTTCTTCCGGCAACTCTCGGACTTCAAGGGGGGGCGCATCGTCGTCACCGTCGGTCTGCCGCACAAGTGTCCGATGATTCCGCTGGAAATCACCTTCGCCATGCACGATTTCATTCAGGATCGTGGCCTGCTGGACAAGACCGAGTTCTACTACACGTATCCCATCGGTCGGGTGCATAGCCTGGAGAATGTGGCGAAGTGGGCGGCACCGGAATTCGACCGGATGGGCATCCAGTACGAGACTCTGTTCAATATGAAGGAAGTCGATGGCAAAAATGCCCAGGTCCTCAGTGAGGAGGGGGGTGCCGTCAAGTATGACCTGCTGGTGGCGGTGCCGCCGCACAAGGGTCAGGAAGTCATCGAGCAGAATGGCCTCGGGCAGAATGGCTGGATTCCTACCAACCGCACGTCTTTGCACATGGAGGGGGAATACGGCAAGAATGTCATCGTCCTGGGGGACACCACCAACCTGCCGATCAGCAAGGCCGGCTCCACCACGCATTTCGAGGCTGAGGTCGCCGCCGAGAATGTCGCGGCGGTGATCAAGATCGGGCGATCGGTGCGCAGTTACGATGGCAAGGTCTTCTGCTTCATAGAGGCGGGCAAGGATCGCGCCACGTATGCCATGTTTGATTACCAGCATCCTCCGCAGCCCAAGGCCCCGACCGGTGCGGTCCATGCCTTCAAGATGGCCTACAACCAGCTCTATTGGGCCAGTGCCCGCGGCTTACTCTAA
- a CDS encoding phosphate-starvation-inducible PsiE family protein: MPEQQERNRIVPPAIGTGARGRTLSFYGKLLDLIVIALIFVMLLTLLGALVGLAYDFAVAVSTLHEAAAVQGLTHIHGLVEDLGQGLVIDVLSTFVLIELFRTFTDYLEFHRIRLRVLAEVGIVFVLREIFIGLYAHRMDSTELLAIAALLAVLVAARVAAVQFPPRRNET, from the coding sequence ATGCCAGAACAGCAGGAAAGGAATCGGATCGTGCCACCAGCGATAGGAACCGGGGCTCGGGGTAGAACCCTGAGTTTTTACGGCAAGCTTCTGGACCTCATTGTCATAGCGCTGATCTTTGTTATGCTGCTCACCCTGCTGGGCGCATTGGTTGGATTGGCTTATGATTTTGCAGTTGCAGTGAGCACTCTGCACGAGGCCGCTGCTGTCCAAGGCCTCACACATATCCATGGTCTCGTTGAGGACCTCGGGCAGGGGCTCGTCATTGATGTTCTCTCAACCTTCGTCCTAATTGAACTTTTCCGCACCTTCACAGATTATTTAGAGTTTCATCGCATTCGGCTGCGGGTACTGGCCGAAGTAGGCATCGTTTTTGTTTTGCGGGAGATATTTATCGGCCTTTACGCCCATCGCATGGATTCAACGGAGCTTCTGGCCATCGCAGCACTGTTAGCCGTCCTGGTGGCCGCACGTGTCGCCGCTGTCCAATTTCCTCCCCGTCGCAACGAAACATAG
- a CDS encoding sulfurtransferase TusA family protein: protein MSERVVDARGSFCPGPLMELISSMKMMSVGDTLELLSTDAGSAADVPEWIQKVGHEMLDTRQDDAGTWHIRVRKAK from the coding sequence ATGAGTGAAAGAGTCGTAGATGCCCGCGGCAGTTTTTGCCCCGGGCCGCTGATGGAACTGATTTCCAGCATGAAGATGATGAGTGTCGGCGACACCCTGGAATTGTTGTCCACCGATGCCGGTTCCGCTGCGGATGTACCGGAGTGGATCCAAAAGGTCGGTCACGAAATGCTGGATACCCGACAGGATGATGCGGGTACCTGGCACATCCGGGTGCGCAAGGCCAAGTAG
- a CDS encoding DsrE/DsrF/DrsH-like family protein, with the protein MSGLYIICLSGVRERLQFAAMAASVAAVSGSEVHVFLSMNAFPYFVKGHGKEAPVEGEMGHSMAGRNVPPFYQIFEQAVELGDAKIWACSMAMDVMGIQAEAMEDIVAGPLGLTKFLSDAEGAQILTF; encoded by the coding sequence ATGTCGGGATTATATATCATTTGTTTAAGTGGGGTGAGAGAGCGGTTGCAGTTTGCGGCGATGGCGGCGTCGGTGGCGGCGGTTTCGGGGTCGGAGGTGCATGTTTTTCTATCCATGAATGCCTTTCCCTATTTTGTGAAAGGACACGGCAAGGAGGCTCCGGTGGAAGGCGAGATGGGGCATTCGATGGCCGGGCGCAATGTGCCGCCGTTCTACCAGATTTTTGAGCAGGCCGTGGAACTGGGCGATGCCAAAATCTGGGCCTGCTCCATGGCCATGGACGTGATGGGGATCCAGGCGGAGGCGATGGAAGACATCGTCGCCGGACCTTTGGGTCTGACCAAGTTCCTCAGCGACGCCGAAGGCGCGCAGATCCTGACCTTTTAA
- a CDS encoding cytochrome b has product MSRFSAWVNKRLPVDETIREHMTEYFAPRNFNILYYAGSLLLLMIVLQLISGFFLMAHYVPTSQDAFASVQGIMYDTKWGWLIRYMHVDGVSLIFILLYTHMFRGLLYGSHRAPRELVWVIGYVIYLLMMAEAFVGYVLPFGNLSYWAGEVITSIMHALPVVGPSLTTLTRGGPGIGSATLQRFLALHVVLFFLIILAAIALHIVALHRVGSNNPDGIDIKKHKGPDGHPLDGVPFHPYYTVKDLFGVGVWLTIFVTIIFYAPTMHGVFMERTTFLAANPMVSLPDVTPPWYLSPYYAMLRAVPNKYYGIAIMITSVLLPLLLPWLDRNPVRSSRYRPVYRMMLIIAGVSFIILAWIGQEPPLPKYFLIERVATALYLGFYLLLPFVSMIEPTRPVPERVTG; this is encoded by the coding sequence ATGAGTAGATTTTCGGCATGGGTTAACAAGAGGCTCCCGGTAGATGAAACCATAAGGGAGCATATGACAGAATATTTTGCGCCAAGAAACTTCAATATTCTATACTATGCAGGATCATTGCTGTTGTTGATGATCGTGCTTCAGTTGATTAGCGGGTTTTTTCTGATGGCGCATTATGTTCCTACATCTCAAGATGCCTTTGCTTCAGTACAAGGCATCATGTACGACACAAAATGGGGCTGGTTGATACGCTATATGCATGTTGATGGCGTATCTTTAATCTTTATATTGCTCTATACCCATATGTTTCGCGGGCTACTGTATGGATCCCATCGCGCCCCTAGGGAGCTTGTTTGGGTTATCGGGTATGTTATTTATTTGTTAATGATGGCAGAAGCCTTTGTCGGATATGTATTGCCATTTGGAAATTTATCTTATTGGGCGGGCGAGGTTATTACCTCTATTATGCACGCACTGCCGGTGGTGGGGCCATCGCTTACTACCCTAACGCGTGGCGGTCCCGGGATCGGGTCTGCGACACTGCAACGTTTTCTAGCGCTGCACGTGGTTCTGTTCTTCCTTATTATTCTCGCCGCCATCGCGCTCCATATCGTAGCATTGCATCGGGTAGGTTCGAACAACCCCGACGGTATTGACATCAAAAAACATAAGGGCCCGGATGGACACCCGTTGGATGGTGTACCATTTCACCCATATTATACCGTGAAAGATCTGTTTGGTGTTGGGGTTTGGCTGACCATATTCGTTACTATTATATTTTATGCGCCAACCATGCATGGGGTATTCATGGAACGTACAACGTTCCTTGCCGCAAACCCGATGGTCAGCTTACCAGATGTAACCCCACCTTGGTACCTATCGCCTTATTACGCAATGCTCCGTGCGGTACCTAACAAATATTATGGCATCGCAATAATGATTACATCCGTCTTGCTGCCGTTGCTGCTGCCTTGGCTCGATCGTAACCCCGTTCGGTCCAGCAGATACCGTCCAGTGTACAGGATGATGCTTATTATTGCGGGGGTGTCCTTCATTATTTTGGCATGGATTGGTCAGGAACCGCCATTGCCTAAATATTTTTTGATCGAGCGGGTGGCGACAGCTTTATACCTCGGGTTTTACCTCTTGCTGCCGTTCGTTAGCATGATAGAACCTACACGGCCCGTACCGGAGAGGGTTACAGGATGA
- a CDS encoding cytochrome c1 produces MSTYRYLWLLLVAMLIPGMAWGAENTVHWMTPHYTFNRTTVISGARYFADHCMACHSVSSLRYEYLRADLGMTKKEVEKDIMLPNGAAWKGEIVSPMPPDMAAKWLGKPPPNLSHMDRYLGSKFIYTYLLSFYWDPARPSGWNNYVFPMVAMPNVLAPWGGTVGPKGQVIFPGKLSPAEYHKNVADVVAFLRYASDPSYFTRMAIGPYIIGIMVLFTILAYFLKTAYWIDLKKKRSNAHTTG; encoded by the coding sequence ATGAGCACGTACAGATATCTATGGTTGTTGTTGGTGGCCATGTTGATTCCCGGGATGGCATGGGGGGCGGAAAATACGGTGCACTGGATGACGCCGCATTACACGTTCAACCGGACCACTGTAATCTCTGGAGCGCGTTATTTCGCAGATCACTGTATGGCGTGCCATTCAGTTAGTTCATTGCGTTACGAGTACCTCCGTGCAGATCTTGGCATGACGAAAAAAGAGGTGGAGAAGGATATCATGCTTCCGAACGGCGCGGCCTGGAAGGGAGAAATAGTCTCCCCAATGCCCCCTGACATGGCAGCCAAATGGTTAGGAAAGCCTCCTCCAAATTTGAGTCATATGGACCGGTATCTCGGCTCAAAATTTATTTATACGTACCTGTTGTCATTCTATTGGGATCCTGCGCGGCCATCAGGTTGGAACAATTATGTGTTCCCAATGGTTGCCATGCCAAATGTATTGGCTCCATGGGGCGGTACGGTTGGGCCAAAGGGGCAAGTAATTTTTCCCGGAAAACTTTCTCCTGCCGAATATCACAAAAATGTCGCAGATGTTGTGGCGTTCCTTCGATACGCCTCGGATCCCTCGTATTTTACACGAATGGCGATCGGCCCATATATCATTGGTATCATGGTACTATTTACCATCCTTGCCTATTTTCTCAAGACGGCATATTGGATTGATCTGAAGAAAAAACGTAGTAATGCCCATACAACCGGTTAA
- the ccsB gene encoding c-type cytochrome biogenesis protein CcsB has protein sequence MASSQADESLALTKMEAEGHWVNRISKLDLLWFAGLTVAAGVLVDVFNSQFWFWQYVVLATWYVTLVAVGIHWRAFQVAFLTVVSAALLGVWLYSIGQTPANDVILCYVLQGYAGVMWMIGFLLAATSAYIIYLVTLSEKVGRLATGLTWAGVLMGFIGLGVRWRETYIGHPDWGHVPVTNLWEVMVVFCAATALFYLYYESRFKSRALGAFVMPLVAAAAGFLIWLTFVQHMDRIAPIIPALQSFWMKLHVPMMFVAYANFTIASLVGLAYILGDRSRRNGGGGVLARALPSGEVMDNMMSKAIALGFLLFTIATILGAVWAAKAWGGFWSWDPKETWALIVWLNYAGYLHARTSKGWRGKQMAWWSFMSLWVVTFCFLGVNLFLSGLHSYGKL, from the coding sequence ATGGCTAGCTCACAAGCAGATGAGTCGCTCGCGCTTACGAAAATGGAAGCCGAGGGACATTGGGTTAATCGCATCAGCAAGCTGGACCTGCTGTGGTTCGCGGGGCTCACGGTTGCTGCTGGTGTTTTGGTGGACGTTTTTAATAGCCAGTTTTGGTTTTGGCAATATGTGGTTCTTGCTACCTGGTATGTCACGTTGGTTGCCGTCGGTATTCACTGGCGCGCCTTCCAGGTGGCATTCCTGACGGTGGTCAGCGCCGCTCTTCTGGGTGTTTGGTTGTATAGCATCGGCCAAACACCTGCTAACGATGTCATTTTATGTTACGTATTACAGGGCTATGCCGGTGTTATGTGGATGATCGGTTTTCTTTTGGCCGCCACCAGTGCTTATATTATCTACCTGGTTACCCTCTCGGAAAAAGTGGGGCGCTTGGCAACGGGGCTGACATGGGCCGGTGTTCTTATGGGCTTCATCGGCCTTGGTGTCCGTTGGCGCGAAACCTATATCGGGCATCCTGATTGGGGACATGTTCCGGTGACCAATCTTTGGGAGGTGATGGTGGTATTTTGCGCAGCCACTGCCCTCTTTTACCTTTATTATGAGTCCCGCTTCAAATCCAGAGCACTGGGGGCTTTTGTCATGCCCCTGGTTGCAGCGGCCGCAGGGTTCCTTATCTGGCTGACCTTTGTCCAGCATATGGACCGTATAGCACCGATAATTCCTGCGCTACAAAGCTTCTGGATGAAATTGCACGTACCGATGATGTTTGTGGCATATGCCAACTTTACTATCGCCAGTCTGGTTGGTCTCGCCTATATTCTCGGCGACCGCTCGCGTAGAAACGGTGGCGGCGGAGTTCTCGCGCGGGCTCTTCCCAGCGGGGAGGTTATGGATAACATGATGTCCAAGGCAATTGCCTTGGGATTTCTGTTGTTTACGATCGCCACTATCCTCGGTGCCGTATGGGCCGCCAAAGCGTGGGGCGGGTTCTGGTCGTGGGATCCCAAGGAGACGTGGGCACTTATAGTTTGGTTGAATTATGCCGGATACCTTCATGCCCGTACAAGTAAAGGATGGCGAGGCAAGCAGATGGCATGGTGGTCCTTCATGAGTCTGTGGGTTGTGACATTCTGCTTTCTGGGCGTTAACCTCTTTCTATCCGGATTGCATTCTTATGGAAAGCTCTGA
- a CDS encoding cytochrome c biogenesis protein ResB, protein MAKQISGDASYSRVRLAINFLGSMRLAVSLLVLLAIASVIGTVLNQQQPYEDYVLKFGSFWFAVFRDVGLYNVYRTNWYLAIVGFLVLSTSTCLIRNTPRMLREMREPDLVVGSGYDPRGMVNNTELFSPLTVQSASNMVVAVMRGRGYRPKLHESKDGVVVTARKGRYNRLGYILTHAAIIVFCAAALYNADIPVKLDMLTGAVRPENNFHIPLSEVNKKAWLSDNNPAYRGTVTVPEGQSTQVVYELVGNGYLVQPLPFRIMLKRFHVAYYSTGMPKDFISNIVLYNKEGKVLKEANVRVNHPLTYHGVQVFQASFVDGGSLLKMKRYMFNDPGADAVDEQARVGQSINLSGTSYKLKLKGFSLDNVVPADAIESRPGAAHKHINLGPSFTYIAQSKSASSAEFKTYMQPITRDGQSYFVQGVRTAFGTPYQYLFIPTGPNGSIGLFMKYLSALQKQASVSNGESTKRYILHTFKVVVNKYAPSMTTEAEGLYFQSAISAILQLKAYPVPFVVTLTGFDHRWAAGLEVTKWPATVVIYWGCAVLVLGIFILFYLPQRRMSVALRTLTDGTEVIIGGASSRNPYEFTKEFEGFVTRLKSALQSQDDRKENNDG, encoded by the coding sequence TTGGCTAAGCAGATTTCTGGAGATGCAAGTTATTCGAGAGTGCGCTTAGCAATAAACTTTTTGGGATCCATGCGATTAGCGGTTAGTCTGCTGGTGTTGCTCGCCATCGCCTCTGTTATTGGTACAGTTCTCAACCAACAACAGCCATATGAAGATTACGTTTTAAAGTTTGGCTCATTCTGGTTCGCTGTCTTTCGTGACGTCGGTTTGTACAATGTTTACCGCACTAATTGGTACCTGGCGATAGTCGGTTTTCTCGTGCTGTCTACTAGCACATGTTTGATTCGTAATACACCGCGCATGCTGAGGGAAATGCGCGAGCCGGATTTGGTGGTTGGATCGGGGTACGATCCGCGAGGGATGGTGAATAATACGGAACTGTTCTCGCCATTAACCGTTCAGTCCGCGAGTAATATGGTAGTAGCTGTCATGCGGGGGCGTGGATATCGGCCGAAGCTGCACGAAAGCAAAGACGGGGTGGTAGTTACTGCTCGAAAAGGGCGTTATAATCGACTTGGGTATATACTAACACATGCGGCGATCATAGTATTTTGTGCGGCCGCGCTTTATAACGCCGATATTCCGGTGAAGCTGGATATGCTGACGGGCGCAGTACGACCGGAGAATAACTTTCATATTCCGCTGTCGGAAGTCAACAAAAAGGCTTGGCTCTCGGATAATAATCCTGCATACCGTGGCACGGTTACCGTTCCGGAAGGCCAGTCAACGCAAGTCGTCTATGAGTTGGTAGGGAATGGTTATCTGGTCCAACCACTTCCGTTCCGGATCATGTTGAAGCGGTTTCATGTCGCTTACTACTCTACGGGCATGCCTAAGGATTTTATATCCAATATCGTCCTTTACAATAAGGAAGGTAAGGTACTGAAAGAGGCTAATGTCCGAGTTAATCACCCACTTACCTATCATGGCGTTCAGGTATTTCAGGCGAGCTTTGTCGACGGGGGATCCCTTCTGAAAATGAAACGCTATATGTTTAATGATCCGGGGGCAGATGCGGTTGATGAGCAAGCGCGCGTCGGGCAGTCAATAAATTTATCCGGTACGAGCTATAAGTTAAAATTAAAAGGATTCTCCTTGGATAATGTTGTCCCTGCAGACGCCATAGAATCTCGGCCGGGCGCAGCACATAAACACATCAACCTCGGGCCGAGTTTTACATATATTGCGCAAAGTAAATCTGCGTCTAGTGCCGAGTTTAAGACCTATATGCAGCCGATCACGAGAGATGGACAATCCTATTTTGTGCAAGGCGTTAGGACAGCGTTCGGTACTCCATACCAATATCTTTTTATCCCAACGGGACCAAATGGTTCCATTGGGTTATTTATGAAATACTTGTCCGCACTACAAAAGCAGGCAAGCGTGAGTAACGGTGAAAGCACCAAGCGCTACATTCTACATACATTTAAGGTGGTGGTTAACAAATATGCGCCATCTATGACGACGGAGGCCGAGGGATTATATTTCCAGTCCGCGATTAGCGCAATATTGCAGCTTAAAGCATACCCAGTACCCTTCGTGGTTACTCTTACCGGATTTGATCACCGCTGGGCGGCTGGGCTAGAGGTTACGAAGTGGCCTGCCACTGTGGTTATTTATTGGGGTTGTGCTGTACTGGTTCTTGGCATATTTATACTATTCTATCTGCCGCAGCGCCGGATGTCGGTTGCGTTGCGCACGTTGACGGATGGCACAGAGGTGATAATCGGTGGCGCGAGCAGCCGAAATCCGTATGAGTTTACCAAGGAGTTTGAAGGATTTGTTACCCGTCTCAAGAGTGCCCTGCAGAGTCAGGATGACAGGAAGGAGAATAATGATGGCTAG
- a CDS encoding diflavin oxidoreductase, which translates to MELIRQSDFLLDPRKQEDLRRFAEGMTREQLLWSSGYLTGFGESAPASKIQGGTGEKITILFGTETGNAKRLAELLAARAQAMGVQTSIQDMLTYGRAQLRRDRVIVLIVSTHGDGEPPDSARALLASLTDGPAPDLHGSRFAILALGDASYPKFCQAGKAFDMALASAGAERLLPRVDCDVDYEEDATSWMEQVLGTITTGKPSPAVPLPAPILKQGYSSHATFPAVLLSKVNLSGRGSDREVWHLELDIDESGLHYTPGDIVSVIPSNPPQLVEELLDRLELDHKASVRTRRGEVPLAEALAAHYEITRITWPFLERYARLSDAKALQSAIAGRDVNSLDTWIDGREVVDIVGQYPVKGLSAQSFADCLRPLPPRRYSIASSLLAAPGEVHLTVAAVRYSSHGRERLGVASTFLADRVAIGRPVPLFIESNAEFRLPEDSGQAMIMIGAGTGVAPFRSFLQEREALGAAGNNWLFFGDRHFSTDFLYQREWLRWLRDGRLTRLDVAFSRDQERKIYVQDRLRERAGDVFAWLEEGAAVYVCGAEAMGRAVHQSLVDIVQSAGRTQVQAEEYILELKQTGRYHRDVY; encoded by the coding sequence ATGGAATTGATCCGACAATCAGACTTTCTGCTGGACCCGCGAAAGCAGGAGGACCTGCGACGTTTTGCGGAGGGCATGACTCGCGAACAATTGCTGTGGTCCAGCGGCTATTTGACGGGTTTTGGGGAAAGTGCGCCTGCCTCAAAAATACAAGGGGGTACCGGAGAAAAGATCACTATATTGTTTGGCACGGAGACCGGTAACGCCAAGCGGTTGGCGGAACTTTTGGCGGCCAGAGCCCAGGCGATGGGTGTGCAAACCAGCATTCAGGACATGTTGACGTATGGTCGTGCGCAATTGCGCCGGGATCGCGTCATCGTGCTTATTGTCAGTACACACGGGGATGGTGAGCCACCTGACAGTGCCCGCGCGCTTTTGGCTTCACTGACCGATGGGCCGGCTCCGGATCTGCATGGCAGCCGCTTTGCCATATTGGCATTGGGCGATGCCAGCTATCCAAAGTTTTGCCAGGCCGGAAAGGCGTTCGATATGGCCCTCGCTTCCGCCGGTGCCGAGCGCCTCCTCCCCCGGGTCGATTGTGACGTCGATTACGAAGAGGATGCCACGTCTTGGATGGAGCAGGTTCTGGGGACCATCACCACCGGCAAGCCCTCTCCGGCAGTACCGCTTCCGGCCCCCATTCTGAAACAGGGATACTCGAGCCATGCCACTTTCCCCGCCGTCCTGCTGAGCAAGGTGAATCTCTCCGGCCGCGGGTCGGACAGGGAAGTCTGGCATCTCGAACTGGACATCGACGAATCTGGCCTTCACTACACACCAGGCGATATCGTTTCTGTTATTCCAAGCAATCCGCCCCAACTCGTAGAAGAGCTGCTCGATCGACTCGAGCTGGACCACAAGGCCTCCGTACGGACCAGACGGGGTGAAGTGCCGTTGGCGGAGGCTCTCGCCGCGCACTATGAAATCACCAGAATCACATGGCCCTTTCTGGAGCGTTACGCGCGCCTGAGTGACGCGAAGGCCTTGCAAAGTGCGATTGCCGGGCGGGATGTCAACAGTCTCGACACCTGGATAGACGGCCGGGAGGTCGTCGACATCGTCGGGCAATACCCCGTCAAGGGACTTAGTGCGCAATCCTTCGCCGACTGCCTACGGCCCTTGCCGCCGCGGCGGTATTCCATCGCCTCCAGCCTCCTCGCCGCCCCGGGCGAAGTCCACCTGACGGTCGCCGCCGTCCGCTACAGCAGCCACGGGCGGGAGCGTCTGGGGGTTGCCTCGACATTTTTGGCGGATCGTGTCGCCATCGGCCGGCCTGTACCTCTATTTATCGAATCCAATGCCGAATTCCGACTACCCGAAGATTCCGGACAGGCGATGATCATGATTGGAGCAGGGACCGGGGTGGCCCCCTTTCGTTCCTTCCTGCAGGAACGGGAGGCATTGGGCGCTGCCGGAAATAACTGGCTTTTCTTTGGGGACCGTCACTTCAGCACCGATTTTCTATACCAGCGGGAGTGGCTGCGCTGGCTCAGGGATGGGCGCCTCACCCGGCTCGACGTCGCTTTCTCCCGTGACCAGGAACGCAAGATATATGTCCAGGACCGTTTGCGGGAGCGTGCCGGTGACGTGTTCGCATGGCTGGAAGAAGGTGCCGCCGTGTATGTCTGCGGGGCCGAAGCGATGGGCAGGGCGGTACATCAATCTCTGGTGGATATCGTTCAGTCGGCCGGGCGCACGCAGGTTCAGGCCGAGGAATATATTCTGGAATTGAAACAGACGGGGAGATATCACCGAGATGTCTATTAA